The following coding sequences lie in one Musa acuminata AAA Group cultivar baxijiao chromosome BXJ1-8, Cavendish_Baxijiao_AAA, whole genome shotgun sequence genomic window:
- the LOC103995987 gene encoding protein NLP2 isoform X1 gives MDMGPGTDGFATADCGWSGSPIPCDPFALSELVNFDGYIESCSPATIVDQIFTMSFSIVQQTPGVWASPAHHLIAGDTSVAAGTYYSCGEKMASQKANLLLELPSHRPGMDIASRKIGCFDFDDISNEGNSTVPRPFGGVSLPDRMLRALSLLKESSCGGAILAQVWMPIRQGNHYVLSTSEQPFLCDQNLAGYREVSRHFTFSTKDAPGLFLELPGRVFISGRPEWTSNVIYYKRFEYLRVDYAVIHDVRGSLAVPIFDPDGCSCHAVLELVTTIEKPNFDTEMESVSKALQAVNLRSIKAQAHQQSFTKSQISIFSEIHDVSRVICHAHMLPLAITWIPIWCDDGAIYEAKFEKDEIGVMKPTSRRTILCIQKLACYVNDRQMKDFLHACAEHHLEKGQGVAGKALRSNYPFFSPDVRVYDIREYPLAHHARRFDLRAAVAFRLKSTYTGNDDYIVEFFLPINCRGSEEQQLLLSYLSSTMRRIHGSLRTVLDAEIGGSEIMRVGNHNEASLGSSSTAFSMKSSQLMDGNSETTAEMHFGVQNMESNEQSAGAHHEQLKSISMKHMEKKRSTAEKNISFSVLQRYFSGSLKDAANSIGVCPTTLKRACRQYGILRWPSRKIKKVNRSLQKIQKVIRSVQGVDGALKYDPSTRCLVASVSPPENPPLISSEPKGQDLMPASSSHHSETNHSIGKVEQDCFFHGRNLRGAMLKCETNKLGIPSNDCHRDFTSDGGLLPYANMQGALSWPSYSKDASDSSYNSKEAVCQGSKDGLSFMTNECQIMSRNFSFVALHQMAMEVECNDGIIEHSHPSSGMTDSSNGRALNHPSFEKSKALISQIGPLITVKATYNGDTVRFKFLLSMGSHHLFEEIERRFKLLAGTFQLEHMDNDEEWVLLVNDSDLQECINVPNNIGSKTVKLQVRDVPCNIGSSASSNCLRPMKP, from the exons ATGGATATGGGTCCTGGTACGGATGGTTTCGCCACTGCGGATTGTGGATGGAGTGGGAGCCCGATTCCTTGTGATCCTTTTGCCCTCTCGGAGCTCGTCAATTTTGATGGTTATATTGAATCCTGCAGTCCTGCTACGATTGTGGACCAGATTTTTACTATGAGCTTTTCGATTGTTCAACAAACGCCTGGTGTGTGGGCTTCCCCCGCGCATCATCTCATTGCTGGAGACACTAGCGTTGCAGCTGGTACTTACTACAGCTGCGGGGAGAAGATGGCTTCACAAAAAGCTAATTTGCTGTTGGAGCTGCCGTCGCATCGCCCTGGGATGGATATTGCAAGTAGGAAGATTGGTTGCTTTGATTTTGATGACATATCGAATGAAGGGAACTCGACTGTTCCTAGACCTTTCGGAGGGGTATCTCTTCCAGACAGGATGCTTAGAGCACTGTCCTTGCTCAAGGAATCATCATGTGGTGGTGCAATTCTCGCCCAGGTCTGGATGCCCATTAGACAGGGCAACCATTATGTATTAAGCACCTCCGAACAGCCCTTTCTCTGCGACCAAAATCTTGCTGGATACCGTGAAGTTTCTAGGCATTTCACGTTTTCTACCAAGGATGCACCTGGTTTGTTTTTGGAGCTTCCTGGGCGTGTATTTATCAGTGGAAGACCAGAGTGGACCTCAAATGTCATCTATTACAAGAGATTTGAGTACTTGAGAGTGGACTATGCAGTCATTCATGATGTCCGTGGATCGCTCGCGGTGCCTATTTTTGATCCTGATGGATGTTCCTGTCATGCAGTACTTGAGCTTGTTACAACGATCGAAAAACCAAACTTTGATACAGAGATGGAAAGTGTTTCCAAGGCTTTGCAG GCTGTGAACTTGAGGAGCATAAAAGCACAGGCTCATCAACAG AGCTTCACAAAGAGTCAGATATCTATATTTTCGGAGATACATGATGTTTCGAGAGTTATTTGCCATGCACACATGTTGCCGCTTGCAATTACATGGATACCCATTTGGTGTGATGATGGTGCAATATACGAAGCCAAATTCGAGAAAGATGAAATAGGGGTGATGAAGCCAACTTCAAGGAGGACTATCCTCTGCATCCAAAAGTTGGCTTGCTACGTTAATGATAGACAAATGAAGGATTTTCTTCATGCATGTGCTGAACATCACCTCGAGAAAGGACAAGGTGTTGCTGGGAAAGCACTCCGATCAAACTATCCATTCTTCTCCCCTGATGTAAGAGTATATGATATACGTGAATATCCACTTGCACACCATGCCCGTAGGTTTGACCTTCGTGCTGCAGTTGCATTTAGGCTGAAGAGCACATACACTGGAAATGATGATTACATCGTAGAGTTCTTTCTGCCAATCAATTGCAGAGGCAGTGAAGAGCAACAACTCTTGTTAAGTTACCTCTCAAGTACCAtgcgaagaattcatgggagcttGAGAACTGTCCTGGATGCTGAAATAGGTGGGTCGGAGATCATGAGAGTAGGCAATCATAACGAAGCATCCTTAGGTTCCTCATCAACTGCCTTCTCAATGAAATCCTCTCAATTGATGGACGGCAATAGTGAAACAACTGCTGAAATGCATTTTGGTGTTCAGAATATGGAGTCTAATGAACAAAGTGCAGGTGCTCATCATGAGCAG TTAAAGTCCATCTCAATGAAACATATGGAGAAAAAACGCAGCACAGCTGAGAAGAATATTAGCTTCAGTGTTCTTCAGCGTTATTTTTCTGGAAGTCTGAAGGATGCTGCAAACAGTATTGGTG TTTGTCCGACAACATTGAAAAGGGCATGCAGACAATATGGAATTTTGAGATGGCCATCCCGCAAAATAAAAAAGGTCAATCGTTCACTGCAGAAGATCCAGAAAGTGATAAGGTCTGTACAAGGAGTTGATGGAGCACTAAAATATGATCCTTCTACTAGGTGCCTTGTTGCATCCGTCTCCCCGCCAGAAAACCCACCATTGATATCCTCAGAGCCAAAAGGTCAAGATCTTATGCCTGCTTCTTCTTCACACCACAGCGAAACAAATCACTCCATTGGGAAGGTGGAGCAAGATTGTTTTTTCCATGGCAGAAACCTAAGGGGGGCCATGTTAAAATGTGAAACAAATAAACTTGGTATCCCTTCGAATGACTGTCATAGAGACTTTACTTCTGATGGAGGTCTGTTACCATATGCTAACATGCAAGGTGCGTTGAGCTGGCCATCGTATTCAAAAGATGCTTCAGACAGTTCATATAATTCAAAAGAAGCAGTCTGTCAAGGTAGCAAAGATGGCTTAAGTTTCATGACCAATGAATGTCAGATTATGTCAAGAAACTTTAGTTTTGTAGCATTGCATCAAATGGCAATGGAAGTAGAGTGTAATGATGGAATCATAGAACACAGTCATCCTTCTTCCGGTATGACAGATTCATCTAACGGCCGTGCATTGAATCACCCTAGTTTTGAGAAAAGCAAGGCATTGATCTCCCAAATAGGCCCATTGATTACAGTGAAGGCTACATACAATGGTGACACTGTTCGATTCAAGTTCTTGCTGTCCATGGGTAGCCACCACCTGTTTGAGGAAATTGAAAGGAGATTCAAACTGCTGGCAGGAACATTCCAGCTCGAGCATATGGACAATGATGAAGAGTGGGTTCTGTTGGTGAATGACTCTGATCTGCAGGAGTGCATCAATGTACCAAATAATATTGGATCGAAGACGGTGAAGCTTCAAGTCCGAGATGTCCCTTGTAACATCGGCAGCTCGGCCAGTAGTAACTGCCTAAGGCCCATGAAGCCTTGA
- the LOC103995987 gene encoding protein NLP2 isoform X2, whose translation MDMGPGTDGFATADCGWSGSPIPCDPFALSELVNFDGYIESCSPATIVDQIFTMSFSIVQQTPGVWASPAHHLIAGDTSVAAGTYYSCGEKMASQKANLLLELPSHRPGMDIASRKIGCFDFDDISNEGNSTVPRPFGGVSLPDRMLRALSLLKESSCGGAILAQVWMPIRQGNHYVLSTSEQPFLCDQNLAGYREVSRHFTFSTKDAPGLFLELPGRVFISGRPEWTSNVIYYKRFEYLRVDYAVIHDVRGSLAVPIFDPDGCSCHAVLELVTTIEKPNFDTEMESVSKALQAVNLRSIKAQAHQQSFTKSQISIFSEIHDVSRVICHAHMLPLAITWIPIWCDDGAIYEAKFEKDEIGVMKPTSRRTILCIQKLACYVNDRQMKDFLHACAEHHLEKGQGVAGKALRSNYPFFSPDLKSISMKHMEKKRSTAEKNISFSVLQRYFSGSLKDAANSIGVCPTTLKRACRQYGILRWPSRKIKKVNRSLQKIQKVIRSVQGVDGALKYDPSTRCLVASVSPPENPPLISSEPKGQDLMPASSSHHSETNHSIGKVEQDCFFHGRNLRGAMLKCETNKLGIPSNDCHRDFTSDGGLLPYANMQGALSWPSYSKDASDSSYNSKEAVCQGSKDGLSFMTNECQIMSRNFSFVALHQMAMEVECNDGIIEHSHPSSGMTDSSNGRALNHPSFEKSKALISQIGPLITVKATYNGDTVRFKFLLSMGSHHLFEEIERRFKLLAGTFQLEHMDNDEEWVLLVNDSDLQECINVPNNIGSKTVKLQVRDVPCNIGSSASSNCLRPMKP comes from the exons ATGGATATGGGTCCTGGTACGGATGGTTTCGCCACTGCGGATTGTGGATGGAGTGGGAGCCCGATTCCTTGTGATCCTTTTGCCCTCTCGGAGCTCGTCAATTTTGATGGTTATATTGAATCCTGCAGTCCTGCTACGATTGTGGACCAGATTTTTACTATGAGCTTTTCGATTGTTCAACAAACGCCTGGTGTGTGGGCTTCCCCCGCGCATCATCTCATTGCTGGAGACACTAGCGTTGCAGCTGGTACTTACTACAGCTGCGGGGAGAAGATGGCTTCACAAAAAGCTAATTTGCTGTTGGAGCTGCCGTCGCATCGCCCTGGGATGGATATTGCAAGTAGGAAGATTGGTTGCTTTGATTTTGATGACATATCGAATGAAGGGAACTCGACTGTTCCTAGACCTTTCGGAGGGGTATCTCTTCCAGACAGGATGCTTAGAGCACTGTCCTTGCTCAAGGAATCATCATGTGGTGGTGCAATTCTCGCCCAGGTCTGGATGCCCATTAGACAGGGCAACCATTATGTATTAAGCACCTCCGAACAGCCCTTTCTCTGCGACCAAAATCTTGCTGGATACCGTGAAGTTTCTAGGCATTTCACGTTTTCTACCAAGGATGCACCTGGTTTGTTTTTGGAGCTTCCTGGGCGTGTATTTATCAGTGGAAGACCAGAGTGGACCTCAAATGTCATCTATTACAAGAGATTTGAGTACTTGAGAGTGGACTATGCAGTCATTCATGATGTCCGTGGATCGCTCGCGGTGCCTATTTTTGATCCTGATGGATGTTCCTGTCATGCAGTACTTGAGCTTGTTACAACGATCGAAAAACCAAACTTTGATACAGAGATGGAAAGTGTTTCCAAGGCTTTGCAG GCTGTGAACTTGAGGAGCATAAAAGCACAGGCTCATCAACAG AGCTTCACAAAGAGTCAGATATCTATATTTTCGGAGATACATGATGTTTCGAGAGTTATTTGCCATGCACACATGTTGCCGCTTGCAATTACATGGATACCCATTTGGTGTGATGATGGTGCAATATACGAAGCCAAATTCGAGAAAGATGAAATAGGGGTGATGAAGCCAACTTCAAGGAGGACTATCCTCTGCATCCAAAAGTTGGCTTGCTACGTTAATGATAGACAAATGAAGGATTTTCTTCATGCATGTGCTGAACATCACCTCGAGAAAGGACAAGGTGTTGCTGGGAAAGCACTCCGATCAAACTATCCATTCTTCTCCCCTGAT TTAAAGTCCATCTCAATGAAACATATGGAGAAAAAACGCAGCACAGCTGAGAAGAATATTAGCTTCAGTGTTCTTCAGCGTTATTTTTCTGGAAGTCTGAAGGATGCTGCAAACAGTATTGGTG TTTGTCCGACAACATTGAAAAGGGCATGCAGACAATATGGAATTTTGAGATGGCCATCCCGCAAAATAAAAAAGGTCAATCGTTCACTGCAGAAGATCCAGAAAGTGATAAGGTCTGTACAAGGAGTTGATGGAGCACTAAAATATGATCCTTCTACTAGGTGCCTTGTTGCATCCGTCTCCCCGCCAGAAAACCCACCATTGATATCCTCAGAGCCAAAAGGTCAAGATCTTATGCCTGCTTCTTCTTCACACCACAGCGAAACAAATCACTCCATTGGGAAGGTGGAGCAAGATTGTTTTTTCCATGGCAGAAACCTAAGGGGGGCCATGTTAAAATGTGAAACAAATAAACTTGGTATCCCTTCGAATGACTGTCATAGAGACTTTACTTCTGATGGAGGTCTGTTACCATATGCTAACATGCAAGGTGCGTTGAGCTGGCCATCGTATTCAAAAGATGCTTCAGACAGTTCATATAATTCAAAAGAAGCAGTCTGTCAAGGTAGCAAAGATGGCTTAAGTTTCATGACCAATGAATGTCAGATTATGTCAAGAAACTTTAGTTTTGTAGCATTGCATCAAATGGCAATGGAAGTAGAGTGTAATGATGGAATCATAGAACACAGTCATCCTTCTTCCGGTATGACAGATTCATCTAACGGCCGTGCATTGAATCACCCTAGTTTTGAGAAAAGCAAGGCATTGATCTCCCAAATAGGCCCATTGATTACAGTGAAGGCTACATACAATGGTGACACTGTTCGATTCAAGTTCTTGCTGTCCATGGGTAGCCACCACCTGTTTGAGGAAATTGAAAGGAGATTCAAACTGCTGGCAGGAACATTCCAGCTCGAGCATATGGACAATGATGAAGAGTGGGTTCTGTTGGTGAATGACTCTGATCTGCAGGAGTGCATCAATGTACCAAATAATATTGGATCGAAGACGGTGAAGCTTCAAGTCCGAGATGTCCCTTGTAACATCGGCAGCTCGGCCAGTAGTAACTGCCTAAGGCCCATGAAGCCTTGA
- the LOC103995986 gene encoding uncharacterized protein LOC103995986: MFLHSLLMQRQKHPQKRKSWCGRVMEVIILWKSVVKPTAAKSEGITANSNKSRLRKCTSLKAASSLTRVCLCAPISSYNEVLQAEVLPRRSYSYSRSKPFAAPPERSVTSMRTSGEGRRVFRGKSLTDDMMMRRFVVEEEAMMQLKRRNQMEFIRKRSTMRRRQIGPSPLSRMVMAGEE; the protein is encoded by the exons ATGTTTCTCCACTCACTATTGATGCAAAGGCAGAAGCACCCACAAAAAAG GAAATCATGGTGTGGCAGAGTGATGGAGGTCATAATTCTATGGAAATCCGTAGTAAAACCTACAGCAGCAAAGTCTGAAGGGATTACAGCCAACTCCAACAAATCAAGGCTCAGAAAATGCACCTCTCTGAAGGCGGCTTCTTCGCTCACTCGAGTCTGTCTTTGTGCTCCAATCTCTTCCTACAATGAGGTGTTGCAAGCTGAAGTCTTGCCGCGAAGAAGCTACAGCTATTCGAGATCAAAGCCTTTCGCGGCACCACCAGAGAGGAGTGTCACAAGCATGAGAACATCCGGTGAAGGCCGGAGAGTGTTCAGGGGGAAGTCATTGACAGATGACATGATGATGAGAAGGTTTGTGGTGGAAGAGGAAGCCATGATGCAGCTGAAGAGGAGGAACCAAATGGAGTTCATCAGGAAGAGGAGTACCATGAGGAGGAGACAGATTGGACCCAGTCCTCTCAGTAGGATGGTAATGGCTGGAGAAGAATAG